A genomic stretch from Lathyrus oleraceus cultivar Zhongwan6 chromosome 2, CAAS_Psat_ZW6_1.0, whole genome shotgun sequence includes:
- the LOC127118811 gene encoding low affinity sulfate transporter 3, producing the protein MREQRVLHIEDTSQIERSRWVLDSPNPPPLWKKLLCFIKETLLPHGNKLWFCSNKKSFQSHALCFLQSLFPILVWLKDYTASKFKDDLLAGLTLASLCIPQSIGYASLAKVDPQYGLYTSIVPPLIYAVMGSSRDIAIGPVAVVSMLLSSLVTKVIDPVANPHAYRDFVFTVTFFTGIFQVGFGIFRLGFLVDFLSHAALVGFMAGAAIIIGLQQLKGLLGITHFTTKTDAVSVLVSVYKSLHQQITSSEEKWSPMNFVLGCSFLIFLLVTRFIGRRNKKLFWLPAIAPLLSVILSTLIVYLSKADKQGVNVIKHVKGGLNQSSVHQLQFHGQNVGQAAKIGLVCAVIALTEAMAVGRSFASIKGYQLDGNREMLSMGIMNVAGSLTSCYVATGSFSRTAVNFSAGCQTAVSNIVMAVTVILFLQLFARLLYYTPMAILASIILSALPGLIDLNEARYIWKVDKLDFLACIGAFFGVLFASVEIGLLVAVTISFAKILIQSIRPGVEILGRVPRTEAFCDVTQYPMAISTPGIVVIRISSGSLCFANANFVKERILKWVVEEDEIQEIAKGNVRAIIMDMTNLMNVDTSGILALEELHKRLLSRGVELAMVNPRWLVIHKLKLAHFVDKIGKQWVFLTVGEAVDACLSSKIATA; encoded by the exons ATGAGAGAACAAAGGGTCCTTCATATTGAAGATACTAGTCAAATTGAGAGATCTAGGTGGGTTTTGGATTCTCCTAATCCACCACCATTATGGAAGAAGCTATTGTGTTTCATCAAAGAGACCCTTTTGCCTCATGGAAACAAGCTATGGTTTTGTTCTAACAAGAAGAGTTTTCAATCACATGCTTTGTGTTTCTTGCAGAGTTTGTTTCCTATTCTTGTTTGGTTGAAAGATTACACTGCCTCTAAGTTTAAAGATGATCTTTTAGCTGGTTTAACTCTTGCCAGCCTTTGCATACCTCAG AGTATAGGATATGCAAGTTTGGCAAAAGTTGATCCTCAATATGGCCTAT ATACAAGTATTGTTCCTCCTCTTATTTATGCTGTAATGGGAAGCTCAAGAGACATTGCAATTGGACCTGTAGCTGTAGTGTCTATGCTGTTATCTTCCTTGGTCACAAAAGTCATAGATCCTGTTGCTAATCCTCATGCCTATAGAGATTTTGTCTTCACTGTCACCTTCTTTACCGGAATTTTTCAAGTCGGGTTCGGTATTTTCAG GTTGGGGTTTCTTGTGGATTTTCTTTCACATGCTGCACTAGTTGGATTCATGGCCGGAGCGGCAATCATTATCGGACTTCAACAGCTCAAGGGTCTTCTGGGAATTACTCATTTCACCACAAAAACTGATGCAGTATCAGTGTTGGTTTCTGTTTATAAGTCATTACATCAGCAAATCACTTCTTCTGAAGAAAAA TGGAGTCCTATGAATTTCGTCCTCGGGTGTTCTTTCTTGATTTTCCTTCTAGTCACTCGCTTCATC GGAAGAAGAAACAAAAAACTTTTCTGGTTGCCTGCGATTGCTCCTCTTCTATCGGTTATTCTATCGACTTTAATTGTGTATTTATCGAAAGCTGATAAACAAGGAGTTAATGTGATAAAACATGTCAAAGGAGGATTGAATCAGAGTTCAGTTCATCAGTTACAATTCCATGGTCAAAATGTCGGGCAAGCGGCCAAAATCGGATTAGTCTGTGCAGTTATCGCGCTAACT GAAGCGATGGCTGTTGGTCGATCTTTCGCTTCGATTAAGGGATACCAACTTGATGGGAATAGAGAAATGTTATCGATGGGAATCATGAACGTTGCAGGATCTTTAACTTCATGCTATGTCGCAACCG GTTCTTTTTCAAGGACAGCGGTTAATTTCAGCGCAGGATGTCAAACAGCGGTATCGAATATTGTGATGGCAGTTACTGTGATTTTGTTCCTGCAATTATTTGCAAGGCTCTTATACTACACACCTATGGCTATCCTTGCTTCTATCATCCTTTCCGCACTTCCTGGACTAATTGATTTAAACGAGGCTCGCTATATCTGGAAGGTTGACAAGTTAGACTTTCTTGCATGCATTGGTGCCTTCTTTGGAGTCTTGTTTGCATCTGTAGAGATCGGTCTTCTTGTAGCC GTGACAATCTCGTTTGCGAAGATACTAATACAATCGATTCGACCGGGAGTAGAAATTCTAGGACGAGTTCCAAGAACGGAAGCCTTTTGTGATGTTACTCAATATCCGATGGCCATAAGCACACCGGGCATTGTAGTGATTCGCATAAGTTCCGGTTCACTCTGCTTCGCGAATGCGAATTTTGTCAAAGAAAG AATACTCAAGTGGGTCGTGGAAGAAGACGAGATTCAAGAAATTGCTAAAGGAAATGTTCGAGCCATAATTATGGACATGACTA ACCTGATGAACGTTGATACTTCCGGAATTCTAGCACTCGAGGAATTGCATAAGCGGCTGCTTTCGCGTGGCGTAGAA CTAGCTATGGTGAATCCAAGGTGGCTGGTAATTCACAAGCTGAAGCTTGCTCACTTTGTGGACAAAATTGGGAAACAGTGGGTTTTTCTGACGGTTGGAGAGGCCGTCGACGCGTGTCTGTCTTCTAAAATTGCTACTGCTTAA
- the LOC127118812 gene encoding uncharacterized protein LOC127118812, whose product MGAETETKQNHEKETPIASPSTLTKDQFLSWKRHKDAAASARKAEASRKRAEDIAAGTVQMNGRELFLHEPWVFDDSRF is encoded by the exons ATGGGAGCAGAAACTGAAACGAAGCAAAATCACGAAAAAGAGACACCAATAGCTTCTCCATCTACTCTCACAAAAGACCAGTTCCTCTCATGGAAGCGACACAAG GACGCTGCTGCATCAGCCAGAAAAGCTGAAGCCTCCAGGAAGCGGGCAGAGGATATTGCTGCTGGAACCGTCCAAATGAACGGCCGGGAGCTGTTTCTGCATGAACCATGGGTGTTTGATGACTCACGTTTTTGA